A stretch of Komagataella phaffii GS115 chromosome 2, complete sequence DNA encodes these proteins:
- a CDS encoding Glucose-6-phosphate dehydrogenase (G6PD), catalyzes the first step of the pentose phosphate pathway, which yields MTDTKAVEFVGHTAIVVFGASGDLAKKKTFPALFGLYREGYLSNKVKIIGYARSKLDDKEFKDRIVGYFKTKNKGDEDKVQEFLKLCSYISAPYDKPDGYEKLNETINEFEKENNVEQSHRLFYLALPPSVFIPVATEVKKYVHPGSKGIARIIVEKPFGHDLQSAEELLNALKPIWKEEELFRIDHYLGKEMVKNLLAFRFGNAFINASWDNRHISCIQISFKEPFGTEGRGGYFDSIGIIRDVIQNHLLQVLTLLTMERPVSNDPEAVRDEKVRILKSISELDLNDVLVGQYGKSEDGKKPAYVDDETVKPGSKCVTFAAIGLHINTERWEGVPIILRAGKALNEGKVEIRVQYKQSTGFLNDIQRNELVIRVQPNEAMYMKLNSKVPGVSQKTTVTELDLTYKDRYENFYIPEAYESLIRDAMKGDHSNFVRDDELIQSWKIFTPLLYHLEGPDAPAPEIYPYGSRGPASLTKFLQDHDYFFESRDNYQWPVTRPDVLHKM from the coding sequence ATGACCGATACGAAAGCCGTAGAATTTGTGGGCCACACAGCCATTGTAGTCTTTGGAGCTTCAGGGGACCTGGctaagaagaagactttCCCTGCCCTCTTCGGACTTTACCGTGAGGGATACCTGTCCAACAAGGTGAAGATTATTGGCTATGCTAGATCAAAGCTGGATGACAAGGAGTTCAAGGATAGAATTGTGGGCTATTTCAAGACAAAGAACAAGGGCGACGAGGACAAAGTTCAAGAATTCTTAAAGTTGTGCTCATATATTTCAGCTCCTTATGACAAACCAGATGGGtatgaaaagttgaatgaaaCTATTAACGAATTcgaaaaggaaaacaaCGTCGAACAGTCTCACAGGTTGTTCTACTTAGCTTTGCCCCCTTCTGTTTTCATACCTGTTGCTACGGAGGTCAAGAAGTATGTTCATCCAGGTTCTAAAGGGATTGCTCGGATTATCGTGGAAAAACCTTTCGGGCACGACTTGCAGTCAGCAGAAGAGCTTTTGAATGCTTTGAAGCCGATCtggaaagaagaggaattgTTTAGAATCGACCACTATCTAGGTAAGGAGATGGTTAAGAATTTGTTGGCCTTCCGTTTTGGAAACGCATTCATCAATGCTTCTTGGGACAACAGACATATCAGCTGTATCCAAATCTCGTTCAAGGAGCCTTTTGGAACAGAAGGTCGTGGTGGCTATTTTGACTCAATTGGTATAATAAGAGACGTCATTCAGAACCACTTGCTTCAAGTGTTAACCCTCTTAACCATGGAGAGACCCGTCTCTAATGACCCTGAGGCTGTTAGAGATGAAAAGGTTCGCATTCTGAAGTCAATTTCTGAGCTAGATTTGAACGACGTTTTGGTGGGTCAATACGGCAAATCTGAGGATGGAAAGAAGCCAGCTTATGTGGATGATGAAACTGTTAAGCCAGGTTCTAAATGTGTCACATTTGCAGCCATTGGCTTGCACATCAACACAGAAAGGTGGGAAGGTGTCCCAATCATTTTAAGAGCTGGTAAGGCTTTGAACGAAGGTAAAGTTGAGATTAGAGTGCAATACAAACAGTCTACTGGATTTCTCAATGATATTCAGCGAAATGAATTGGTCATCCGTGTGCAGCCTAACGAAGCCATGTACATGAAACTGAACTCCAAAGTCCCAGGTGTTTCCCAAAAGACTACTGTCACTGAGCTAGACCTCACTTACAAAGACCGTTACGAAAACTTTTACATTCCAGAGGCATATGAATCACTTATCAGAGATGCTATGAAGGGAGATCACTCTAATTTTGTCAGAGATGACGAGTTGATacaaagttggaagattttCACTCCTTTACTGTATCACTTGGAGGGCCCTGATGCACCGGCTCCAGAAATCTATCCCTACGGATCCAGAGGTCCAGCTTCATTGACCAAATTCTTGCAAGATCATGATtacttctttgaatcaCGCGACAATTACCAATGGCCAGTGACAAGACCCGATGTGCTGCACAAGATGTAA
- a CDS encoding Kex2 proprotein convertase — protein sequence MYLPALRLACWILIGLRSTEALETSEREIFALKLDKSWLPTFLETFQDKFRYERQINGLDDYHVFSHSKNEEFQLENFKVKTLLTRDNANLHSELISHNVDEVHMLRPSHYLHKRAPVVMDKSEELREQIAKDFDIDDPLFAKQWHLFNPRYPGHDVNVSQVWYDGITGKGVVTAIVDDGLDMDSKDLKESFCEEGSWDFNANTRLPKPRLRDDHHGTRCAAEIAAKKGNKYCGVGVAYDSKVSGIRILSDKITPEDEALSLIYGLDVNDIYSCSWGPADNGITMQGPSSLVKEAMLKGVQDGRKGKGALYVFASGNGASSGDNCNFDGYTNSIYSITVGAIDIKGLHPPYAEACSAVMTVTYSSGSGEHIHTTDINDKCSDTHGGTSAAAPLAAGLYSLVYQANPDLTWRDIQWLTVLTAVPVNEQEPGWQKTAIGKMYSHKYGYGKIDAYALVNLARSPDFPYLKPQSWIYGTEVHESLNTSEANGVLTSKYELTQEAKDLMNFEKIEHVTVTVDIKAAERGKVLVELISPSGVVSELAPYRRMDKDKEGFPNWTFMSVAHWGEDGLGEWILKITNKEGNSVVLNSWQIKFFGESQDPEKAEKFSLTKKYDEILVNPPSSSTSTTVDTSSTEATFSSSSVSEASATETDVKETSTTGDEDFENEEGSYKHSNSSHITEYLAFLLGLGFLICIIFLFTNRNKLERRQRRNRRDEYEFDLIPADDDFDTEEDQEANSQFTLDSDAELMFEDTSQREASPHEYQDSLGSNEHPKRAAL from the coding sequence ATGTATTTGCCAGCACTTCGCTTAGCATGCTGGATCTTAATTGGTCTTAGGTCTACGGAGGCTTTGGAGACTTCCGAGAGAGAGATCTTTGCTCTCAAGCTGGATAAATCCTGGCTTCCAACGTTTCTAGAAACGTTCCAAGATAAGTTCAGGTATGAAAGACAGATCAACGGTTTGGATGACTACCATGTTTTTTCACACAGTAAGAACGAAGAGTTTCAGTTAGAGAACTTTAAAGTGAAGACTCTTTTGACGCGAGACAACGCCAATCTTCACTCCGAACTGATTTCCCACAATGTGGACGAGGTTCACATGCTAAGGCCCTCTCATTATTTGCATAAACGAGCTCCTGTTGTGATGGACAAGTCAGAGGAATTAAGAGAACAAATAGCGAAGGATTTTGACATTGATGACCCTTTATTTGCTAAACAGTGGCATCTATTTAATCCTCGTTACCCAGGACACGACGTGAACGTGTCGCAAGTTTGGTACGATGGTATCACTGGAAAAGGTGTAGTGACCGCCATAGTTGATGACGGACTAGATATGGACAGTAAAGAtctcaaagaatctttTTGTGAGGAAGGATCTTGGGATTTCAATGCCAACACTAGACTACCCAAACCAAGACTTAGAGACGATCACCACGGAACCAGATGTGCAGCGGAGATTGCAGCTAAGAAGGGAAATAAATACTGTGGAGTTGGTGTGGCATATGATTCAAAGGTTTCTGGCATCAGGATTCTTAGTGATAAAATCACACCAGAGGATGAAGCTCTCTCCTTAATCTACGGTCTTGATGTCAACGACATTTATTCATGTTCATGGGGGCCAGCAGACAATGGAATCACAATGCAAGGTCCCAGCTCGTTAGTCAAAGAAGCCATGCTTAAAGGAGTTCAGGATGGAAGAAAGGGTAAAGGTGCGCTGTATGTATTCGCCAGTGGAAACGGAGCATCTTCTGGTGATAACTGCAATTTTGACGGGTACACCAATAGCATTTATTCCATAACAGTTGGGGCAATTGATATTAAAGGGCTTCATCCACCATACGCTGAGGCTTGCTCTGCTGTGATGACTGTCACATACAGTTCTGGATCGGGTGAGCACATACACACAACCGACATCAACGATAAATGTTCTGATACCCATGGAGGAACATCCGCTGCTGCACCTTTAGCGGCTGGTCTTTATTCTTTGGTTTATCAGGCTAATCCGGACCTGACTTGGCGAGATATTCAATGGCTGACTGTTTTAACAGCCGTTCCTGTTAACGAACAGGAGCCTGGCTGGCAGAAGACTGCTATCGGTAAGATGTATTCTCATAAATACGGATATGGCAAGATCGATGCATATGCACTGGTCAATCTAGCAAGATCTCCAGACTTCCCGTATCTCAAACCACAAAGCTGGATTTATGGCACTGAGGTTCACGAAAGCTTGAATACTTCCGAAGCTAACGGTGTGCTGACATCCAAGTATGAATTGACCCAGGAGGCCAAAGATCTAatgaactttgaaaaaattgagcATGTTACGGTTACTGTAGATATAAAGGCGGCGGAAAGAGGTAAAGTTCTTGTTGAGTTGATCTCCCCTTCAGGTGTTGTCAGTGAATTGGCTCCCTATCGAAGAATGGACAAGGATAAGGAAGGATTTCCAAATTGGACGTTCATGTCAGTAGCTCATTGGGGTGAAGACGGGTTAGGAGAGTGGATATTGAAAATCACTAACAAAGAAGGAAATTCTGTGGTGCTTAACTCCTGGCAAATaaaattctttggagaaagtCAAGACCCTGAAAaggctgaaaaattctctTTAACTAAGAAATATGACGAAATATTAGTCAACCCTCCATCTTCATCTACTTCCACGACAGTGGACACCTCATCTACAGAAGCCActttttcgtcttcctctGTTTCAGAGGCTTCAGCCACGGAAACGGATGTAAAAGAGACTTCTACAACCggtgatgaagattttgagaaTGAGGAGGGCTCCTACAAGCATTCTAACTCCTCTCATATTACTGAATATTTAGCTTTCCTTCTCGGGCTTGGATTTTTGATCTGTATCATTTTTCTGTTCACAAATAGGAACAAGCTAGAGAGAAGACAGAGAAGAAATCGAAGAGATGAATACGAGTTTGATCTCATCCCAGCCGATGACGACTTTGATactgaagaagatcaagaagcCAATAGTCAATTCACCTTGGATTCCGATGCAGAATTGATGTTTGAGGACACATCTCAAAGAGAGGCTAGCCCACATGAGTACCAAGACAGCTTAGGTTCTAATGAACATCCCAAACGTGCGGCATTGTAA
- a CDS encoding Nuclear architecture related protein — protein MSAILRADDLNDFIMPGVACIKPVESGKKGSGEDLEIQIDSEGNALEVTKEGHERKLDKAQISLSDCLACSGCITSAEEVLIAQHSHKELLNALETDGNRKVFVASISHQTRASLASAFDVQIEAMDKVLIYLLKNVMKFKYVIGTETGRRLSHIFTTLDLQNRSPHSEKPLINSTCPGWVLYAEKTHPFILPRISTIKSTQQITGHLLKNIVSKDLGIEKSQIYHLSVMPCFDKKLEAARDSDVPDVDCVITARELVQVIEELNIDLQTILKESVLDNTDIYSVYRSSSPPGWYQPEQSWLNNKGSASGGYAMQYLLDVQQRHADSEIITIEGRNSDIYEHRLVLRDGQVVASSAVVNGFRNIQNLIRKLKPNHKATGGGISARRRSRKLKEDQTGDQGQSNAVVDPSKCDYVEIMACPGGCINGGGQIAAPADQNSKDWINKATTKYYNVPDTEYSDIQLYDWVKQTVLSYDIEMDRLIHTTFKQIERPTDTTSIALGSTW, from the coding sequence ATGAGTGCTATTTTGAGAGCAGATGACTTGAATGACTTCATCATGCCTGGTGTCGCTTGCATAAAACCTGTTGAAAGCGGCAAGAAAGGAAGTGGGGAAGACTTAGAGATTCAGATAGATTCTGAAGGAAATGCTTTGGAAGTGACGAAAGAGGGCCACGAGAGGAAACTGGACAAGGCACAAATTTCACTAAGTGACTGTCTAGCGTGTTCTGGTTGTATAACCTCAGCGGAAGAGGTGTTGATAGCCCAACATTCTCACAAGGAACTACTCAATGCATTGGAAACTGATGGCAATCGCAAAGTCTTTGTGGCAAGCATATCTCATCAAACGAGAGCATCTCTAGCATCTGCGTTTGACGTACAAATTGAGGCTATGGATAAGGTTTTGATTTACTTACTCAAGAACGTCATGAAGTTCAAGTATGTCATAGGCACAGAAACCGGAAGGCGACTATCCCATATATTCACAACGTTAGACCTTCAAAATAGGTCACCTCACTCAGAAAAACCTTTGATAAACAGCACTTGTCCTGGATGGGTACTATATGCGGAGAAAACTCATCCGTTTATACTTCCAAGAATATCTACCATCAAATCTACTCAACAAATCACGGGTCATTTACTCAAGAACatagtttcaaaagatctaGGGATTGAAAAAAGTCAAATATACCATTTATCCGTCATGCCTTGTTTTGACAAGAAGTTGGAAGCGGCAAGAGATTCTGATGTTCCTGATGTTGATTGCGTCATTACTGCAAGGGAACTAGTGCAAGTGATTGAAGAACTGAACATTGATTTACAAACTATTTTAAAAGAAAGTGTATTAGACAATACCGATATTTATTCTGTATATAGGAGCTCAAGTCCTCCCGGCTGGTACCAACCAGAACAATCATGGCTTAATAACAAAGGATCCGCCTCAGGTGGATATGCCATGCAATATCTACTAGACGTTCAGCAGAGACACGCTGATTCTGAAATTATAACAATAGAGGGAAGAAATTCAGATATTTATGAGCATCGATTAGTTTTACGAGACGGCCAAGTAGTAGCGTCAAGTGCGGTAGTCAATGGGTTcagaaatattcaaaacCTGATAAGAAAGCTTAAACCAAACCATAAAGCCACGGGAGGAGGAATTAGtgcaagaagaagaagcagaaagCTGAAAGAAGACCAGACTGGGGATCAAGGCCAGTCGAATGCGGTGGTAGATCCTTCCAAATGTGACTACGTTGAAATCATGGCGTGTCCTGGGGGGTGTATCAATGGAGGGGGACAGATTGCGGCCCCTGCTGACCAGAATTCGAAAGACTGGATTAATAAAGCCACAACTAAGTACTATAACGTTCCAGACACTGAATACTCTGACATCCAACTTTACGATTGGGTGAAACAAACAGTTTTATCGTACGACATCGAAATGGATAGACTTATCCATACCACATTCAAGCAGATTGAACGACCCACAGATACCACTTCCATAGCCCTCGGATCGACTTGGTGA